From Watersipora subatra chromosome 8, tzWatSuba1.1, whole genome shotgun sequence, a single genomic window includes:
- the LOC137402185 gene encoding uncharacterized protein yields MAHSQFAVLILVSGFLLSDVQGHGRLVDPPSRNAMWKYGFPNKPNFNLNELNCGGSKNHWEVQGGKCGLCGDPYQGPRKHEAGYIGGYANGIIGRVYKEGQFIDVRVDITANHFGWFEFSLCPSNGAPVTQQCFNQYKLADASGNTRHRLRLTGYKGTVHFQLRLPANLVCSQCVIQWFWFAGNSRDRIPQETFVNCADVVITRRDGTLGQGLVMPEILPQAYQPIPEANHTLGQGQVIGLEGEWDCSVPPPYNGPKERVYKEWCLENCLYALPDQRSCPVETCRCHRTDRRLNPDEERQLLGITDEYPEIGNNRQGSQSPTDSTRDRGNLEGTWECRVVHPFNHDDFYEWCIVHCIEALPHERDCPNSHCECWRTDRNLGKEEESRQLQPIPQARQNTGSNTAPSNSANSNDIDWKRESQIRYQPNGLEGRWECDVVSPYNTIAKRLHYYQWCIQNCINAAPSDRFCPEDMCDCYRTDVRQSKEEIRAQLEGGVVQPPRTADSESRGIPPALESIIAYNNDIASDDGQLPALQGEWDCEVVFRIQQETGAEKKRRELHEWCLDMCIRPQPNDRYCPQTHCRCYRTDVQQSDAENRRQLQTGVSVQGIIHAESGEEGSLANDQNTPYVGGGGNQEPSEEQYTCEAVAPFHTGDQGRETLRFCYDSCVLEIASQRHCPESHCLCYETSNPNNRLQSAESARPTQRSNFSNNMRNNLQQQRQRRNRRSLYR; encoded by the exons ATGGCACATTCTCAGTTTGCTGTACTAATTTTAGTGAGTGGATTTCTGCTCAGTGATGTTCAG GGGCATGGAAGGTTAGTAGACCCACCCTCAAGAAATGCCATGTGGAAATATGGATTTCCCAACAAACCTAACTTCAACCTCAATGAGCTTAACTGCGGAGGATCAAAG AATCATTGGGAAGTGCAAGGAGGTAAATGTGGACTCTGTGGAGATCCCTACCAAGGACCTAGAAAACATGAAGCTGGCTATATCGGAGGCTATGCCAATG GTATCATTGGTCGAGTGTACAAAGAAGGACAATTCATTGATGTGAGAGTTGACATCACAGCAAACCACTTTGGTTGGTTTGAGTTCAGCCTTTGTCCTAGTAATGGTGCTCCAGTCACTCAACAGTGTTTCAATCA ATACAAACTAGCTGACGCCAGTGGAAATACAAGACACCGGTTGAGGCTTACTGGCTACAAAGGCACAGTTCATTTTCAGCTAAGGCTTCCAGCCAACTTAGTCTGTTCTCAGTGCGTCATTCAATGGTTCTGGTTTGCAG GAAACAGCAGAGACAGAATTCCACAAGAGACGTTTGTGAACTGCGCTGACGTAGTTATCACAAGGAGAGATGGAACTTTGGGTCAGGGTCTGGTTATGCCGGAAATTTTACCACAAGCATATCAACCAATACCTGAAGCCAACCACACTTTGGGTCAAGGTCAAGTG ATTGGACTGGAAGGAGAGTGGGACTGTTCAGTACCTCCACCATACAATGGTCCTAAAGAAAGAGTCTACAAAGAATGGTGCCTTGAGAACTGTCTCTATGCTCTTCCTGATCAAAG GAGTTGCCCAGTGGAAACTTGCAGATGCCACAGAACAGACAGGAGGCTAAATCCAGATGAAGAAAGACAACTACTCGGTATCACAGACGAGTATCCAGAAATAGGAAATAACAGGCAGGGTAGTCAGTCACCTACAGATAGCACT AGAGACAGAGGGAACCTAGAAGGTACTTGGGAGTGTAGAGTTGTCCACCCATTCAACCACGATGACTTCTATGAATGGTGCATCGTTCACTGCATTGAAGCTCTTCCCCATGAAAG AGATTGCCCGAACTCACACTGTGAATGCTGGCGGACGGATAGAAACTTAGGCAAAGAAGAAGAGTCTCGACAGCTGCAGCCTATTCCTCAGGCTCGTCAAAACACTGGATCCAATACTGCCCCTTCTAACTCAGCAAACAGTAACGACATAGACTGGAAGAGAGAATCTCAAATTAGATATCAGCCT aATGGACTAGAAGGAAGGTGGGAGTGTGATGTGGTGTCTCCCTACAACACCATTGCAAAAAGACTTCATTACTATCAATGGTGCATACAAAACTGCATCAACGCAGCTCCAAGTGACAG GTTTTGTCCAGAGGACATGTGTGACTGCTATAGAACTGATGTAAGGCAAAGTAAAGAAGAGATAAGAGCTCAGCTAGAAGGAGGAGTTGTGCAACCTCCACGGACAGCTGATAGCGAGAGTCGTGGCATTCCGCCTGCTTTGGAGAGCATCATTgcctataataatgatatcgcCTCTGATGACGGGCAACTT cCAGCACTGCAAGGAGAGTGGGACTGTGAAGTCGTGTTTCGAATACAGCAAGAAACCGGAGCTGAAAAAAAGAGAAGAGAACTCCATGAATGGTGTTTGGATATGTGTATTCGACCTCAACCCAATGACAG GTACTGCCCTCAGACCCACTGCAGATGCTATAGAACTGATGTTCAACAATCAGATGCTGAGAATCGACGACAACTACAAACAGGTGTGTCCGTACAAGGAATTATTCACGCTGAAAGCGGAGAAGAAGGCTCACTCGCAAATGATCAGAACACACCATATGTAGGAGGTGGTGGGAATCAG GAGCCGAGTGAGGAGCAATATACATGCGAGGCTGTAGCTCCATTCCACACAGGTGATCAGGGAAGAGAAACTCTTAGATTCTGCTATGACAGCTGTGTCTTAGAGATTGCCTCtcaaag ACACTGTCCAGAGTCTCATTGTCTCTGTTACGAGACAAGCAACCCAAATAACCGACTACAATCAGCTGAGTCAGCTAGACCAACACAACGCTcaaacttttcaaacaacaTGAGAAACAACTTGCAACAACAGCGTCAACGCAGGAATCGTCGTTCCTTATATCGCTAG